In one Komagataeibacter sp. FNDCR2 genomic region, the following are encoded:
- a CDS encoding SMP-30/gluconolactonase/LRE family protein, which translates to MDTASMPQPHCVWDIQAQLGEGPVWSASEQALYFVDIVGRAIHRFHPATGARTSWPTPLRPGFVVPVSDGTLLCGLKDGLYRFDPASGDVRRSVAVEPGQPGNRINDGCVDAKGRLWFGTMDDGETTPTGALYSVTRTPGGLEVLRHDEGYIVTNGPAISPDGALLYHNHSPAGVIYVFDLAPDGALSNRRVFARITDGYPDGVVADSAGTLWVGVWNGGRIERFRPDGTRLPPVAVPARNVTKVAFGGADLRTLYITTARKNMSAEELAHLPLAGGLFSMRVEVPGQAPTAFPADEVTVLGAMARGL; encoded by the coding sequence ATGGATACGGCATCAATGCCACAACCGCACTGCGTATGGGATATCCAGGCGCAACTGGGCGAGGGGCCGGTCTGGTCCGCATCCGAACAGGCGCTGTATTTTGTCGATATCGTGGGTCGCGCCATCCATCGCTTCCATCCCGCCACCGGCGCGCGGACCTCATGGCCCACGCCGTTGCGGCCCGGTTTCGTGGTGCCGGTCAGTGACGGCACGCTCCTGTGCGGGCTGAAGGATGGGCTGTACCGCTTCGATCCGGCATCGGGCGATGTCCGGCGCTCGGTCGCGGTGGAGCCGGGCCAGCCGGGCAACCGGATCAATGATGGCTGTGTCGATGCGAAGGGACGGCTGTGGTTCGGCACCATGGATGATGGTGAAACCACGCCAACGGGTGCGTTGTATTCCGTCACCCGCACGCCCGGCGGGCTGGAGGTGCTGCGCCATGATGAAGGCTATATCGTCACCAACGGTCCCGCCATCTCGCCCGATGGCGCGCTGCTGTACCATAACCACTCCCCCGCCGGGGTGATTTACGTCTTTGACCTCGCCCCCGATGGCGCGCTGTCCAACCGGCGGGTCTTCGCCCGCATCACGGATGGCTACCCCGACGGGGTGGTGGCGGACAGCGCGGGCACCCTGTGGGTGGGGGTCTGGAACGGGGGGCGGATCGAGCGTTTCCGCCCCGATGGCACGCGGCTGCCCCCCGTGGCCGTACCGGCCCGTAATGTGACGAAGGTGGCTTTTGGCGGGGCGGACCTGCGCACGCTCTACATTACCACCGCACGCAAGAACATGTCGGCGGAGGAACTGGCCCACCTGCCGCTGGCGGGTGGCCTGTTCAGCATGCGGGTGGAGGTGCCGGGGCAGGCCCCCACCGCGTTCCCGGCGGATGAGGTGACCGTGCTGGGCGCCATGGCGCGGGGTCTATAG
- the aroB gene encoding 3-dehydroquinate synthase has product MSRPIPPHRPGPESPSLTIPLDLNAVGPAAPRRAGGGRTIVLVGLMGAGKTTIGRILATRLGIPFVDSDEEIERAAGCTIADLFEKYGEPEFRRGERLVIRRLLAGPPVVLATGGGAFMDARTRASVREHAVSIWLRCPLPVLVQRVADRTHRPLLNTAAPHAVLADLMRVRHPVYAEADIIVDCGEDSVEHSADHVIGALKQGRQPLRVPVRLERGSYDVIIGADVVRRAGALLAPVLPQKRVMILTDETVAPLHLPRLLEGLEETGTRAEVISIPPGEGSKTIGMYEHVTNALLEAHVERGTTVVALGGGVVGDLAGFCAATTLRGLPFVQIPTTLLSQVDSSVGGKTGINTPFGKNLLGAFHQPIAVLADTSTLATLPVRELRAGYAEIVKSGLLGDAGLFDWCERNGAEVLSGDPAIQAEAIRMACAFKARVVIADEREERKTDGRALLNLGHTFGHALEAEMGYDGSLLHGEAVSIGLRLAFMLSVRLGYCPIEDLDRVTRHLDRLSMPARIGDTGRSFSATQLVRNMQRDKKMRDGRLSFVLVRGIGRAFTCRDVPDEAVLEILRADGCTP; this is encoded by the coding sequence ATGTCACGCCCGATTCCCCCCCACCGGCCCGGCCCGGAGTCCCCTTCGCTCACCATTCCGCTTGACCTGAACGCCGTCGGCCCCGCCGCCCCCCGGCGGGCGGGCGGCGGGCGCACCATCGTGCTTGTCGGGCTCATGGGGGCGGGCAAGACGACCATAGGCCGCATCCTGGCCACGCGGCTGGGTATTCCGTTCGTCGATTCGGATGAGGAAATCGAACGCGCCGCCGGCTGCACCATCGCCGACCTGTTCGAAAAATATGGCGAACCGGAATTCCGCCGGGGCGAAAGGCTGGTCATCCGCCGCCTGCTGGCCGGGCCGCCGGTGGTTCTGGCCACGGGGGGCGGCGCTTTCATGGATGCGCGTACGCGCGCCAGCGTGCGCGAGCATGCCGTTTCCATCTGGCTGCGCTGCCCGCTGCCGGTGCTGGTGCAGCGCGTGGCGGACCGGACCCATCGCCCGCTGCTCAATACGGCCGCGCCCCATGCGGTGCTGGCCGATCTCATGCGCGTGCGCCACCCGGTCTATGCGGAGGCGGATATTATCGTGGATTGTGGAGAAGATAGCGTGGAACACAGCGCCGACCATGTCATAGGGGCCCTGAAGCAGGGCCGGCAGCCCCTGCGCGTGCCGGTGCGGCTGGAACGGGGCAGTTACGATGTCATCATCGGCGCGGATGTGGTCCGGCGGGCCGGGGCCCTGCTTGCCCCCGTGCTGCCGCAGAAGCGCGTGATGATCCTGACGGATGAAACCGTCGCCCCCCTGCACCTGCCCCGCCTGCTGGAAGGGCTGGAGGAAACCGGCACCCGCGCCGAGGTCATCTCCATCCCGCCCGGTGAGGGCTCGAAAACCATCGGCATGTATGAACACGTGACCAACGCGCTGCTGGAAGCCCATGTGGAGCGCGGCACCACGGTCGTGGCGCTGGGCGGGGGCGTGGTGGGGGATCTGGCCGGGTTCTGCGCCGCCACCACGCTGCGCGGGCTGCCCTTCGTGCAGATTCCCACAACGCTGCTTTCGCAGGTGGATTCCTCCGTCGGTGGCAAGACCGGTATCAATACCCCGTTTGGCAAGAACCTGCTCGGCGCGTTCCACCAGCCCATCGCGGTGCTGGCCGATACATCCACCCTCGCCACCCTGCCGGTGCGCGAACTGCGCGCGGGGTATGCCGAAATCGTCAAGTCCGGGCTGCTGGGCGATGCGGGGCTGTTCGACTGGTGCGAACGCAACGGGGCCGAAGTCCTGTCGGGCGATCCGGCCATACAGGCCGAAGCCATCCGCATGGCCTGCGCGTTCAAGGCGCGCGTGGTGATTGCCGACGAACGTGAGGAACGCAAGACCGACGGCCGCGCCCTGCTCAATCTCGGCCACACCTTCGGCCACGCGCTGGAGGCGGAGATGGGCTATGATGGCAGCCTGCTGCATGGGGAAGCCGTCTCCATCGGCCTGCGGCTGGCGTTCATGCTGTCGGTCCGGCTGGGTTACTGCCCCATCGAGGATCTGGACCGCGTGACCCGCCATCTCGACCGCCTGTCCATGCCCGCGCGCATAGGCGATACGGGGCGCAGCTTCTCGGCCACGCAGCTCGTGCGCAACATGCAGCGCGACAAGAAAATGCGCGACGGCCGCCTGTCCTTCGTGCTGGTGCGCGGCATCGGGCGGGCCTTTACCTGCCGTGACGTGCCCGATGAGGCCGTGCTGGAGATCCTGCGCGCCGATGGCTGCACGCCCTGA
- a CDS encoding acetyl-CoA carboxylase carboxyltransferase subunit alpha produces MRQFLDFEKSVAELENKIDELRTMSGPDGINIADEITRLGEKADRQLRAAYAKLTPGQKVQVARHAQRPHTVDYIGTLITEFSPLAGDRLFGEDKAIIGGVGRFRDQPVVVIGTERGAEIETRLKHNFGMARPEGYRKAQRLMRLAGRFGLPVLTFIDTSGAWPGIDAEARGQAEAIARSIETCLSVPVPVIATVIGEGGSGGAVALGAGDRVMMLEHAIYSVISPEACASILWRDPKLAPTAADALKLTAQDLLQLGLIDRIIPEPLGGAQRDPQAAIRAVGDAIAAEMPALLAREPALLKAQRREKFLAMGREAINVKP; encoded by the coding sequence ATGCGCCAGTTTCTAGATTTCGAAAAGTCGGTCGCCGAACTTGAGAACAAGATCGACGAGCTTCGCACGATGTCCGGTCCGGACGGGATCAACATCGCCGATGAGATCACCCGGTTGGGCGAAAAAGCCGACCGGCAGTTGCGTGCCGCCTATGCCAAGCTGACACCGGGGCAGAAGGTACAGGTCGCGCGCCATGCCCAGCGCCCGCATACGGTCGATTACATCGGCACGCTGATAACCGAATTCTCCCCGCTGGCGGGTGATCGCCTGTTTGGTGAGGACAAGGCCATCATCGGTGGCGTGGGGCGCTTCAGGGACCAGCCCGTGGTGGTGATCGGGACCGAGCGCGGGGCCGAGATCGAGACACGGCTCAAGCATAATTTCGGCATGGCCCGGCCCGAAGGCTACCGCAAGGCGCAGCGCCTGATGCGGCTGGCGGGACGATTCGGCCTGCCGGTCCTGACCTTTATCGACACCTCCGGCGCATGGCCCGGCATCGATGCCGAGGCGCGCGGGCAGGCCGAAGCCATCGCGCGTTCGATCGAGACCTGCCTGAGCGTGCCGGTGCCGGTCATCGCCACCGTGATTGGCGAAGGCGGTTCCGGCGGGGCCGTGGCGCTGGGCGCGGGCGACCGCGTGATGATGCTGGAACACGCGATCTATTCCGTCATCTCGCCCGAGGCCTGCGCTTCCATCCTGTGGCGCGACCCCAAGCTGGCCCCCACTGCTGCGGATGCGCTCAAGCTGACTGCGCAGGACCTGCTTCAGCTCGGGCTGATCGACCGGATCATTCCCGAACCGCTGGGTGGCGCGCAGCGCGACCCGCAGGCCGCGATTCGCGCCGTGGGCGACGCCATCGCGGCTGAAATGCCCGCGCTGCTGGCGCGTGAACCGGCACTGCTCAAGGCGCAGCGGCGTGAAAAATTCCTCGCCATGGGGCGTGAAGCCATCAACGTGAAGCCCTGA
- a CDS encoding OmpA family protein gives MRLRVALLATSQIMAPVAAAMATTIAGPYVDIGGGYNLTQTQHVHDYDRQRLNDINNTYLKGAPASVTGPFDKGIDPGLHERQQVRHGDGWTGFAAFGWGFGNGLRAEVEGVYNWSDLSSITATTGDPKGHRMRGRTDGSDRSYGGFVNVLYDIDLKRLFDIDVPVTPFVGVGAGYLWQNVSGITTLQHTISQHGTNGSFAYQGIVGAAYDIPGVAGLQMTTEYRMIGQVESFDMGTINQSYSGPLGRDTTHLRYDQRFNHQFIVGVRYAFNTAPPPPPPQPAVVPAAPVASRTYLVFFDWDGAALTGRAREIVTEAAQASTHVQTTRIEVNGYTDSSAAHPGPRGEKYNLGLSLRRADSVKAELIRDGVAASAIDIHGYGETHPLVPTGPGTREPQNRRVEIILH, from the coding sequence ATGCGTCTTCGCGTGGCATTGCTGGCGACATCCCAGATCATGGCGCCCGTCGCCGCCGCCATGGCAACAACCATAGCCGGCCCCTATGTCGATATCGGCGGTGGCTACAACCTGACCCAGACCCAGCACGTCCATGATTATGACAGGCAGCGGCTGAACGATATCAACAACACCTACCTCAAGGGCGCGCCGGCATCCGTGACTGGCCCCTTTGACAAGGGGATCGACCCCGGCCTGCACGAACGCCAGCAGGTGCGCCATGGCGACGGCTGGACCGGCTTCGCTGCTTTCGGCTGGGGCTTCGGCAACGGCCTGCGCGCCGAAGTGGAAGGGGTTTACAACTGGTCCGACCTGAGCAGCATCACCGCGACCACGGGCGACCCGAAGGGCCACCGGATGCGCGGCCGGACCGATGGCAGCGACCGCTCCTATGGCGGGTTCGTCAATGTGCTGTACGACATCGACCTCAAGCGCCTGTTCGATATCGACGTGCCCGTCACGCCGTTCGTCGGTGTGGGTGCGGGCTACCTGTGGCAGAACGTGAGCGGGATCACCACGCTACAGCATACCATAAGCCAGCACGGCACGAATGGCAGCTTCGCCTATCAGGGCATCGTGGGCGCGGCCTATGACATCCCGGGGGTGGCGGGCCTGCAGATGACCACCGAATACCGCATGATCGGCCAGGTCGAATCCTTCGACATGGGCACGATCAACCAGTCCTATTCCGGCCCGCTGGGGCGTGATACCACCCACCTGCGTTACGACCAGCGGTTCAATCACCAGTTCATCGTGGGCGTGCGCTATGCGTTCAACACCGCGCCCCCGCCACCACCACCGCAGCCTGCCGTCGTTCCCGCCGCCCCGGTGGCCTCGCGCACCTATCTGGTGTTCTTCGACTGGGACGGCGCGGCGCTGACCGGCCGGGCACGCGAAATCGTGACCGAGGCCGCGCAGGCGTCCACCCACGTCCAGACCACCCGTATCGAGGTGAATGGCTATACCGACAGTTCCGCCGCCCATCCCGGCCCCAGGGGCGAGAAATACAACCTTGGCCTGTCCCTGCGCCGCGCGGACAGCGTGAAGGCCGAACTGATCCGTGACGGGGTGGCCGCCAGCGCCATCGACATCCACGGTTATGGCGAAACCCACCCCCTTGTGCCCACGGGGCCCGGCACGCGCGAACCCCAGAACCGGCGTGTCGAGATCATCCTGCACTGA
- the mutT gene encoding 8-oxo-dGTP diphosphatase MutT — MSQPAGHEPGLMLEAGDYRLREVRTSDAGTMHRLINDWSVVRMLSRVPFPYSLSMTENWIAATIDQSRRGEAYHFAITCPQSEQPDALIGCIGLRIDPADRSGTLGYWVGRAHWNRKVASTTAGRLARWALANLPVDRLTASAAHDNHASIAVLRRIGFRENGTGSQEFVSRGGEYPVRLFEARHADLSGGDDSPAMAEDAAGGGRKVVLVAAVALVDADARVLLARRPEGKPMAGLWEFPGGKVEPGETPEAALIRELDEELGLDVARSCLAPFTFISHDYGHFHLLMPVYVCHRWKNTPTAREGQTLEWVPAAKLRDYPMPDADRPLIPQLQDLL, encoded by the coding sequence ATGAGCCAGCCAGCAGGGCACGAACCCGGCCTCATGCTGGAGGCCGGGGATTACCGGCTGCGTGAAGTCCGCACCTCCGACGCGGGCACCATGCACAGGCTGATCAACGACTGGAGCGTGGTGCGGATGCTCAGCCGCGTCCCGTTCCCCTATTCGCTGTCCATGACCGAGAACTGGATCGCCGCCACCATCGACCAGTCCCGGCGGGGGGAAGCCTACCATTTCGCCATTACCTGCCCGCAATCCGAACAGCCCGACGCCCTGATCGGCTGCATCGGGCTGCGCATCGACCCGGCGGACCGTTCCGGCACGCTGGGCTACTGGGTGGGGCGCGCGCACTGGAACCGCAAGGTGGCCAGCACGACGGCGGGGCGACTGGCGCGATGGGCGCTGGCCAACCTGCCGGTGGACCGGCTGACGGCCTCCGCCGCGCATGACAACCATGCCTCCATCGCCGTGCTGCGCCGCATCGGCTTTCGGGAAAACGGGACGGGATCGCAGGAATTCGTCTCACGCGGGGGGGAATATCCCGTCCGCCTGTTCGAGGCGCGCCATGCGGACCTGTCCGGCGGGGACGACTCCCCCGCCATGGCGGAAGACGCAGCGGGCGGCGGGCGCAAGGTGGTGCTGGTCGCCGCCGTGGCGCTGGTGGACGCGGATGCCCGCGTGCTGCTGGCCCGCAGGCCGGAGGGCAAGCCCATGGCCGGGTTATGGGAGTTTCCGGGCGGCAAGGTCGAACCGGGCGAAACACCCGAGGCCGCGCTGATACGCGAACTGGACGAGGAACTGGGCCTGGATGTCGCCCGTTCCTGCCTGGCGCCGTTTACGTTCATTTCCCATGATTACGGGCATTTCCACCTGCTCATGCCGGTCTATGTCTGCCATCGGTGGAAGAATACCCCCACCGCGCGGGAGGGGCAGACACTGGAATGGGTACCCGCCGCGAAACTGCGCGACTACCCCATGCCCGATGCCGACCGCCCGCTGATCCCGCAGCTACAGGATCTGCTATAG
- a CDS encoding ATP-binding protein: MDSTSLPVLERIAAALERLSPPAPSLAGLDGADAFIWHPALGRLTAVPHVAHVGMELLQGIERQRRMILDNTLHFARGLPANNAMLWGARGMGKSSLVKAAHAQANLVDGRPAAPGRGRVALIEIQREDLATLPELLALLRESPRRFIVFCDDLSFEREDADYKALKSVLDGGIAGRPENVLFYATSNRRHLMPREMIENESSTAINTSEATEEKVSLSDRFGLWIGFHNCAQDIFMDMVRGYARARNLPITDEDLTRRANAWSLARGGRSGRVAFQFIEDLSAELSPAS, translated from the coding sequence ATGGACAGCACTTCCCTTCCCGTTCTCGAACGTATCGCGGCGGCGCTTGAGCGCCTTTCCCCGCCCGCGCCCTCCCTTGCCGGGCTGGATGGCGCGGACGCCTTCATCTGGCATCCCGCCCTTGGCCGCCTGACGGCGGTGCCCCATGTGGCCCATGTCGGGATGGAACTGCTGCAGGGCATCGAGCGCCAGCGCCGGATGATACTGGACAATACGCTGCACTTCGCCCGTGGCCTTCCGGCCAATAACGCGATGCTGTGGGGCGCGCGCGGGATGGGCAAGTCCTCGCTGGTCAAGGCGGCGCACGCGCAGGCCAACCTTGTGGACGGCAGGCCGGCGGCCCCGGGCAGGGGCCGGGTGGCGCTGATCGAAATCCAGCGCGAGGATCTGGCCACCCTGCCCGAACTGCTGGCCCTGCTGCGCGAAAGCCCCCGCCGGTTCATCGTGTTCTGCGATGACCTGTCCTTCGAGCGGGAGGACGCGGATTACAAGGCCCTGAAGTCGGTGCTGGACGGCGGCATCGCCGGGCGGCCGGAAAACGTGCTGTTCTACGCCACGTCCAACCGCCGCCACCTCATGCCGCGCGAGATGATCGAGAACGAAAGCTCGACCGCCATCAACACCTCCGAGGCAACGGAGGAAAAGGTCTCGCTGTCCGACCGTTTCGGCCTGTGGATCGGCTTCCACAACTGCGCGCAGGACATATTCATGGATATGGTCCGTGGTTATGCGCGCGCGCGTAACCTGCCGATCACGGATGAGGACCTGACCCGCCGGGCCAATGCGTGGTCGCTCGCGCGCGGGGGGCGTTCGGGGCGCGTCGCCTTCCAGTTTATCGAGGATCTGAGCGCGGAGCTGTCGCCCGCGTCATAA
- a CDS encoding OmpA family protein: MRLRAALLATSLLAATPFAAKATTITGPYVDIGGGYNLTQTQHGHFADTNSGAGVPGEPGREKLGHRHGWTGFGAVGWGFGNGLRAEVEGDYNWSEIYSKSRGDKGSDRSYGGFVNVLYDIDLKRLFNIDVPVTPFVGVGAGYLWQGDHNITVGANNPSGARSLSGTKGGFAYQGIVGAAYDIPGVPGLQMTTEYRMIGQPQSFTMGNFTAGDGHASFDHRFNHQFIVGVRYAFNNAPPPPPPAPAVVPPAPTAARTYLVFFDWDGAALTGRAREIVAEAAQASTHIQTTRIEVNGYTDNSAAHPGPRGEKYNLGLSLRRADSVKAELIRDGVPANAIDIHGYGEAHPLVPTGPDTREPQNRRVEIILH; encoded by the coding sequence ATGCGTCTTCGCGCAGCGTTACTGGCAACCAGCCTGCTGGCAGCGACACCGTTCGCAGCCAAGGCCACGACCATCACCGGCCCGTATGTCGATATCGGCGGCGGTTACAACCTGACCCAGACCCAGCACGGGCACTTCGCCGACACCAATTCCGGTGCCGGTGTTCCCGGTGAGCCGGGCCGTGAAAAGCTGGGCCACCGCCATGGCTGGACCGGCTTCGGCGCGGTCGGCTGGGGCTTCGGCAACGGCCTGCGCGCGGAAGTCGAGGGCGATTACAACTGGTCCGAGATCTACAGCAAGTCCCGTGGCGACAAGGGCAGCGACCGCTCCTATGGCGGGTTCGTCAACGTCCTGTATGACATCGACCTGAAGCGCCTGTTCAACATCGATGTGCCCGTCACGCCGTTCGTCGGTGTGGGTGCCGGCTATCTGTGGCAGGGTGACCACAACATCACCGTTGGCGCGAACAACCCGTCCGGCGCCCGCAGCCTGAGCGGCACCAAGGGCGGCTTCGCCTACCAGGGCATCGTCGGTGCGGCCTACGACATCCCGGGCGTGCCGGGCCTGCAGATGACCACCGAATACCGCATGATCGGCCAGCCGCAGTCCTTCACCATGGGCAACTTCACCGCGGGTGACGGCCATGCGAGCTTCGATCACCGCTTCAACCATCAGTTCATCGTAGGTGTCCGCTACGCGTTCAACAACGCGCCGCCGCCGCCGCCGCCGGCTCCCGCCGTGGTGCCGCCCGCGCCGACAGCCGCCCGCACCTACCTGGTGTTCTTCGACTGGGACGGCGCGGCGCTGACCGGGCGCGCGCGTGAGATCGTGGCCGAGGCCGCGCAGGCGTCCACCCACATCCAGACCACCCGCATCGAGGTTAACGGTTACACCGATAACTCCGCCGCCCATCCCGGCCCGCGTGGTGAGAAATACAACCTTGGCCTGTCCCTGCGCCGCGCGGACAGCGTGAAGGCCGAACTGATCCGTGACGGTGTGCCCGCCAACGCGATCGACATTCATGGTTATGGCGAAGCCCACCCGCTGGTGCCCACGGGCCCCGACACGCGTGAGCCCCAGAACCGTCGCGTCGAGATCATCCTGCACTGA
- a CDS encoding tyrosine recombinase: MGGDGTDAFLEMLAAERGAAVNTIRAYARDLEDMARVLHACGLTPLVAGEDDLRAYLSGLARQGLAPRTQARRLSCLKQYFLFLAREGMRADNPAALLEAPRLDAPLPRFLSEGEVTALLAACEPEADATPARRRRLLMARAALEMLYASGLRISELLSLPRRALDAAPGMMLVRGKGGRERMVPMSARARAAARALMDMDAGRESPYLFPGRGPARAMTRQGFDRIMHDVALRAGLDPARLSPHVLRHSFATHLLAHGADLRALQVLLGHADIATTQIYTHVMLDRLRDAVARHHPLARMPVAQAG; this comes from the coding sequence GTGGGCGGCGACGGAACCGATGCGTTTTTGGAAATGCTGGCCGCCGAGCGTGGCGCCGCGGTCAACACCATCCGCGCCTATGCCCGTGATCTGGAGGACATGGCGCGCGTACTGCACGCATGTGGGCTGACGCCCCTCGTGGCGGGGGAAGATGACCTGCGCGCCTATCTGTCAGGTCTGGCGCGGCAGGGGCTGGCCCCGCGCACGCAGGCGCGCAGGCTTTCGTGCCTGAAGCAGTATTTCCTGTTTCTGGCGCGGGAGGGCATGCGGGCGGACAACCCCGCCGCCCTGCTTGAAGCGCCCCGGCTGGATGCGCCCCTGCCGCGTTTCCTGTCGGAAGGGGAGGTGACGGCGCTGCTGGCCGCGTGCGAACCCGAAGCGGATGCGACGCCCGCGCGCAGGCGGCGGCTGCTCATGGCGCGCGCGGCGCTGGAAATGCTGTACGCGTCGGGCCTGCGCATATCGGAACTGCTGTCCCTGCCGCGCCGCGCGCTGGACGCCGCCCCCGGCATGATGCTGGTGCGCGGCAAGGGGGGGCGCGAGCGCATGGTGCCCATGTCGGCCCGCGCCCGCGCCGCCGCCCGGGCGCTCATGGACATGGATGCCGGGCGTGAAAGCCCGTACCTGTTTCCCGGCAGGGGGCCTGCGCGGGCCATGACGCGGCAGGGATTCGACCGGATCATGCATGACGTGGCGCTGCGCGCGGGGCTGGACCCGGCGCGGCTTTCGCCCCATGTGCTGCGTCATTCCTTCGCCACGCACCTGCTGGCGCACGGGGCGGATCTGCGCGCGCTCCAGGTGCTGCTGGGGCATGCCGACATCGCGACCACGCAGATCTATACCCATGTCATGCTCGACCGCCTGCGCGACGCGGTGGCCCGGCATCACCCGCTTGCGCGGATGCCGGTTGCGCAGGCGGGATAG
- a CDS encoding molybdopterin-binding protein, translated as MNPTACLLVIGNEILSGRTQDVNVQYIARRLSETGITLSEVRIIPDIRAVIVRNVTDARAAYDNVFTTGGIGPTHDDITSACVAESFGVPWVHHPETFRELEAHFAPGEFNAARQRMATMPQGAVPIRNTVSVAPGFSIGNVHVMAGVPRIMRAMFDAVLPTLTHGTPVTSQAWHVNGLYEGTLAARLEAIQHLYPGIDIGSYPYRLDETRRGVCLLCKGTDAQAVSAAAQAVRDMIVSFGFEPHAGEPDRP; from the coding sequence ATGAACCCCACCGCCTGCCTGCTGGTCATCGGCAACGAGATCCTGTCCGGCCGGACACAGGATGTTAACGTGCAGTATATCGCACGCCGCCTGTCGGAAACCGGCATTACACTGAGCGAGGTCCGGATCATACCGGACATCCGCGCCGTCATTGTCCGTAATGTAACGGATGCCCGCGCCGCCTATGACAATGTGTTCACCACCGGCGGCATCGGCCCGACGCATGACGATATCACCTCCGCCTGCGTTGCGGAATCGTTCGGCGTGCCGTGGGTGCACCACCCCGAGACCTTCCGCGAACTCGAGGCGCATTTCGCCCCCGGGGAATTCAACGCCGCCCGCCAGCGCATGGCCACGATGCCGCAGGGGGCCGTCCCGATCCGCAACACGGTATCGGTGGCGCCCGGATTCAGCATCGGCAATGTGCATGTCATGGCGGGGGTGCCGCGCATCATGCGCGCGATGTTCGATGCCGTGCTGCCCACCCTGACCCACGGCACGCCGGTCACATCACAGGCATGGCACGTGAACGGGCTGTACGAGGGCACGCTTGCCGCCCGGCTTGAAGCGATACAGCATCTCTACCCCGGCATAGATATCGGATCCTACCCCTACCGGCTGGATGAAACCCGGCGGGGCGTGTGCCTGCTGTGCAAGGGTACGGACGCGCAGGCGGTCAGCGCCGCCGCGCAGGCCGTGCGCGACATGATCGTATCGTTCGGCTTCGAGCCCCATGCGGGTGAGCCGGACCGGCCCTGA
- a CDS encoding aromatic ring-hydroxylating dioxygenase subunit alpha, producing MDQSLPSDSMQTPSAPGGRDLRRIRSNPDFWYPVAWSRELKPGKTIGTRYAGQPIALVRPREGGGIFALEDRCAHRQVPLSQGVVKGDSVQCCYHGWAYGRSGRCIDVPYLGKGKLPNGVRTYPVREVDGLIFVFPGDAAKADATPLPRLAEVANPAYKTRRFGQLVHCHYSFMHENLMDMNHQFMHMKQMGQMKPRFLGQERGPGLVEARYSFARTGGKQPLGEALIFGQKRDNSEKFAFRDVMTIRTVYPYQTLHIQTGDNAPVMDLWIAYVPQDAAELTNRVFGLLSIRRPGIPGLLDLAWPFLTAFTERIFREDREIVELEQAAWREQGGDRNQEIFPVICNLRALLEECGLPADQDTEAPVATGVAGA from the coding sequence ATGGACCAGTCGTTACCATCTGACAGCATGCAGACCCCTTCCGCGCCTGGCGGGCGGGATCTGCGCCGTATACGCTCCAACCCCGATTTCTGGTATCCCGTCGCCTGGTCGCGGGAACTCAAGCCGGGCAAGACCATCGGCACCCGCTACGCGGGGCAGCCCATCGCCCTGGTCCGCCCGCGTGAGGGCGGCGGCATCTTCGCGCTGGAAGACCGCTGCGCCCACCGGCAGGTGCCGCTCAGCCAGGGGGTGGTGAAGGGCGACTCCGTGCAATGCTGCTACCATGGCTGGGCCTACGGGCGCTCGGGCCGCTGCATCGACGTGCCCTATCTGGGCAAGGGCAAGCTGCCCAACGGGGTGCGGACCTATCCGGTGCGGGAAGTGGACGGCCTGATCTTTGTCTTCCCCGGCGATGCGGCGAAGGCGGACGCAACCCCGCTGCCCCGTCTGGCCGAGGTCGCGAATCCGGCCTACAAGACCCGCCGTTTCGGCCAGCTTGTCCATTGCCACTACAGTTTCATGCACGAGAACCTGATGGATATGAACCATCAGTTCATGCACATGAAGCAGATGGGGCAGATGAAGCCGCGCTTCCTGGGGCAGGAACGTGGGCCGGGACTGGTGGAGGCGCGCTACAGCTTCGCACGCACCGGGGGCAAGCAGCCGCTGGGCGAGGCGCTGATCTTTGGCCAGAAGCGCGACAACAGCGAGAAATTCGCGTTTCGCGATGTCATGACCATCCGCACCGTCTATCCCTACCAGACCCTGCACATCCAGACAGGTGACAACGCGCCGGTCATGGATCTGTGGATCGCCTACGTCCCGCAGGACGCGGCAGAACTGACCAACCGGGTGTTCGGGCTGCTTTCGATCCGGCGACCGGGCATTCCGGGCCTGCTGGATCTGGCCTGGCCGTTCCTGACGGCGTTTACCGAACGGATTTTCCGCGAGGACCGCGAGATCGTGGAACTGGAACAGGCGGCGTGGCGCGAACAGGGCGGCGACCGGAACCAGGAGATTTTCCCGGTCATCTGCAACCTGCGCGCGCTGCTGGAGGAATGCGGGCTGCCCGCCGACCAGGATACGGAGGCCCCGGTGGCCACGGGCGTTGCCGGCGCATGA